One Cottoperca gobio chromosome 23, fCotGob3.1, whole genome shotgun sequence genomic region harbors:
- the ndufa5 gene encoding NADH dehydrogenase [ubiquinone] 1 alpha subcomplex subunit 5 has product MARLLKKTTGLVGLAVSHNPHERLGNIYSKILASLQTMPQDAAYRKYTEQLVSERFNHVKTEPDVDKLEKKINCGQIEEVIFQAECELSLSRKMSEWKPWEPLVEEPPPNQWKWPI; this is encoded by the exons ATGGCTAGGCTGCTGAAGAAG ACGACCGGCCTGGTTGGCCTGGCAGTGTCCCACAATCCACATGAG CGTCTGGGAAATATTTACTCGAAGATCTTGGCATCACTGCAGACCATGCCACAGGATGCAGCCTACAGGAAGTACACAGAGCAGCTGGTCAGCGAGAGGTTCAACCACGTCAAGACG GAGCCTGATGTTGATAAGCTGGAGAAGAAGATAAACTGTGGGCAGATTGAAGAAGTTATTTTCCAG GCGGAGTGTGAGCTGTCTCTGTCCAGGAAGATGTCAGAGTGGAAACCATGGGAGCCCCTGGTAGAAGAGCCTCCTCCAAACCAGTGGAAATGGCCCATCTGA